From Terriglobia bacterium, one genomic window encodes:
- a CDS encoding DUF433 domain-containing protein — MKSDDLITVDSEILGGTPVFKGTRVPVKTLFDYLEHNYTLEEFLACFPSITREMARWILERSETALLSKS; from the coding sequence ATGAAGTCCGATGATCTCATTACTGTGGACTCGGAAATCCTCGGTGGAACGCCCGTGTTCAAGGGGACCCGGGTGCCGGTAAAGACCCTATTCGATTATCTCGAACACAATTACACGCTTGAAGAGTTCCTTGCCTGCTTTCCATCCATCACCCGCGAAATGGCGCGCTGGATCTTGGAACGGTCCGAGACAGCATTGTTATCCAAATCGTAG
- a CDS encoding helix-turn-helix domain-containing protein, with product MPSLAERREDIPLLTAHFLGKYRQVRPPSQPPVQGITPESQYLLASYAWPGNVRELEHAILRAITLGKSPFIGREDLPDDIAGAAKPPNLGRWETEVAAAKKKILERAMKETGGNRAEAAKLLNLHPTYFASLCKQFDVKWPL from the coding sequence ATGCCGAGTCTCGCCGAGCGACGCGAAGACATCCCCCTCCTGACCGCGCATTTCCTCGGGAAATACCGACAGGTCCGCCCGCCGTCCCAGCCTCCGGTCCAGGGCATCACCCCTGAATCCCAATATCTCCTGGCTTCATACGCCTGGCCGGGAAACGTCCGGGAACTGGAGCATGCCATCCTGCGCGCCATCACCCTCGGCAAGTCGCCGTTTATAGGCCGGGAAGACCTGCCGGACGACATCGCCGGTGCCGCCAAACCGCCGAACCTCGGCCGCTGGGAAACCGAAGTGGCCGCGGCGAAAAAGAAAATCCTCGAAAGGGCAATGAAAGAGACCGGAGGCAACCGCGCTGAAGCCGCCAAGCTTCTGAACCTGCATCCAACCTATTTCGCCAGCCTCTGCAAACAATTCGATGTGAAGTGGCCGCTGTAG